DNA from Elgaria multicarinata webbii isolate HBS135686 ecotype San Diego chromosome 8, rElgMul1.1.pri, whole genome shotgun sequence:
CAGAGAACCAGCAATGATTCCTTATTTACTTAGTACatgtatatcccatctttcttccatcatgcAATCTCCCACTGGCCATAGACTCTCACACTATGCCCTGGGGCACTTCAGAGCACCTGTCTCACTAAATGGTCCTTCAAGCATCTAAAGGAAGCTTCTGACCTAGTAAACAAACTGGTCCCACTCAAATTAACATGGAGTTGCAACTTTATCAACAGTCCAGACAGTACATCAATACACGTTTCATGGGTCAAAACAGGCATGATGCTGTTTACCCAGTTAGTAATTGTGTGACTTAGAAACAACAACTCATGGAGACCCCTAATCCAAATTAGGACTATGGTATGGAAGGACCTAACCCTTTGTGCCTTCTGAGATCCAGAATCAGATGGCCTCTTCAAAGCTTGCATTTGAGGAggtctggggtctggaaacaaagccctatgaagagagactgaaagaactgggcatgtttagcctggagaagagaagattgaggggagacatgagagcactcttcaaatacttaaaaggggaGGAGGCccaggaggcccaggatctcttctcgatcctcccagagtgcaggacacggaataacaggctcaagttaaaggaagccagattccagctggacatcaggaaaaacttcctgactgttagagcagtacaacaatggaatcagttacctagggaggttgtgggctctctcactctagaggcattcaagaggcagctggataaccatctgtcagggatgctttagggtggattcctgcattgagcagggggttggactcgatggctttgtaggccccttccaactctactattctttgattctatgatgctatgattctatgatttacaatGGGAGGGAACCTGCTGCTATTACCAAAAGGAGCTTCTCTCCCAATGCAGATAGCAGTTGCATGGAGGGTGAGATTGAGATCAGAGCCAAGGTGGGGGCAGAGGATTTaaatcctccttccccctccacagtctcaatcttcttgttgttgttgttctatagCACAGTTACTAATTACAGTATGTGAATAAAAACACATCTGTTGAGGTCCTCTCAGGTCCCTGCATAAACGATACAATGGACATAGGCCATGAAAACCACAATGAGGTCATTAAAGAgcactgctgggggggggggacatacctGTCTCCAGGATCTCTGTATGTATCTTGTTTCTTCCATTTAAGGTACCTTCTCTATGGTCACTGGGATCTTTTGTGTCTCTCAATTTTTGACCTTTCAGCTGCTTCCTCATCATTCTGCCCATCAGTGACTGAATCTTTGCAACATTCAAAGTTACATTTGCAGCAGCTAATTCTTTGTGACTTCCAAAGAGCTTTTGGAAGATCTGAAGGTGTTCTTCAAAGCTTTGCTGGGTTGACTCAAGGTCTTCTTTCAAATTCCCCATGGAAATGCTGAGTGTTTCTACTAGGTCGATCTTAGTCTGATTACAGCACGAATAGATGTGGTCCCATTGCAATGAGTATTTCTTCATTTCCCTGCTGAGGTtcccaatatctttttttaaggtCATGAGATCATGATATGCAGGATTGTCCAGAGCATCCCCCACAGCAGCTTCATGGTTTGGCTCCATGTCTTCCACTCTACCATGTTGGGTGCTGATCTCTTGCACAGTGTCCTCTGCTTGTTTCTCAGGGACAGGATGCTCTGGAGACTTATGAGTGTTGGGGTTGTTCTGGTAAACCATCTCCAAATAGCGAATTCTCTTCATCAGAGATTCCAGTTTCGAATTTTGCTCCTGGAGGCTGTCTGAGATTAATCCAACAGTCATCACCTGAAGCGATGACAATGAAGTCCCGGGGTCATCTTCAGACAAGGCTTCCATAATTTCCTCTCCAAGCAAGGCCTCAAGCGCTCTCTCGTGTCTCATTGCATCTACCAGCAGGGAGCTGAAGGAGCTGTTGAGATACTTGATGTGCCCATGCATCTTCTCATCATTTCTTTTCAGGATGCCAATATTTTCAGACAAAGACTCGGTGTGAGACTTAAGCAGAGACATGCCGCCTTCCAGCTTCCTACTCTGTTCCTGTTGGAAATCTAGAGACTGATGTATAAGGGGGAAAGCCGCAGCAAGATCTTTTAAATGGGCCTCCAGTTGCTTCATTTCTTCTCTGTTGACCTTGGTGGCGTTCGCTTCGTCTTCCATGCCAATGCCTGAAGGGAGATTTTCACAGTGGCATGCTTTCATAGAACTCTGCAGTTCCCAGTAGCTTTCTTGAACGTTTCCCAGAGTATTGTTGAGAGCCAGAATCTTCCTTTCCAGATCTACTCTGTATTCCTCTATGATAAGACTCTTCTCCATTAAAGCTACTCTCAGCTCACCTATGTCTTGCAGTGAACTGATTCTTAAGCTCTCTATTCTGTCAGTTAGTTCTTTGTAATCATCAAATTCCTCAAAGAGATACTTTAGCTGTTGAGTGTGGCCTGCCAGAGTCCGATTCAGGAACTGAACGTCTGTCTCAGCCAGTACCTCCTTTTGGCTTCCAAATCGTATCAGCAGCCCCGCTAGGTTTCTGTTCAGGGTCTCCAGCTCATCTTGCCGCTTGTTCTGCTCTTGTCTAATGTCTGTTACGCTGCTGTTTAAAGCCAACCAATAAATGTGTTGTATTTTGTGGTGTCTCTTGAGCTTCATGTCGGTGTCTGCTTTGATCATGGTGAGGTTGTAGTGGATAGCCGCCTGGTGTAGGTGTAAATgactctctatctctctcttcaTCTGGTCCACCTTCAGGACGTTGGCTTGGACTTTGGATTCGAACTTGGTTCCCAGCTCTTGGAAATCTTTCCTGGGCACAGTGCTTTCTTGGAATCTCTCTATGCTTTTCCGATTGGCCGCAACATTCTGCGAAAGGTTTTTCAGGGCAATAGAAAGATCCTGCAGACTTTTATTGAAGCTTGTCCAGACAGGATTCAAATGCTCCTTTAAGAAACTCTCCATGTGGGGCAAAAGTGCTCGCTGGAGGAATTGTTCCTGGGCATCTAAAATTCAACGCAGAAACAAGAATTCACACACTGTGACAATATAGGAACATAAaaggagccctgatggatcaaatTAAAGGTGTGTCAGTTTAATCCAGCATCCTGCCTCCAGCAGAGGACAACCATTGGGCAAGGCAAGCAGGACAAAATTATAATTTATTACATTctaattccacccttcctccaaggagctcagggtggcattCATGGTCAATCCCTCACCCCATCCTACCACTTAACAACAGGTAGTTGTGGTTAGGATGAGAAACCGTGAAAAAGCTGCTAAATATCtatgacacatacacacacatgtccATGTATTTGTAAGTCCTGATGTCTCACTTGCACACACAGTTACTGACCATAAAAATCTAATTCTTCAACTCCTTCTCCAATTTAGTCATGAACTTCTGTGTGATCTGAAACCAgccactatttctcagcctaactacacctacctcacagggattgctatgaggataaaatggaggcagCGGAGAGGGAAGACCCACACCCTGAGCATCTtgcaggaagggaggaaaggTAGAATTAGAATATatagagaccctgttcagacgacatgctttgccacagtggttaagcattttaagctaaacattatggtttagcatgtcatgtgaatcatgacttagtgtgtcatgtgatgtatccatggtggttacataaccacagtttaaacatgctcactagccatttgctgcaaaagggttagtgccctagtgttgtctgaacatgatCATAGAGAGAGAGACCTTCAGTGGACCAGCCATACTGAATTGGGTTGCATGTCCATTGGGTTGCATGTCCTTGACTTGTGCTTCCCTCTACCCCTGTGGCTTCTGAGGCTgctcccctctctcacacacctgATTGTTTGTGGTTCTCTTCTCCACTTGTGCTATTGATGTTAGGCTGAAGCGCGTTCTGTAAGCTTCCCAAGTTGCTTGTTGCCTGATGAATATCATTCTGCAGGTCCGCCAACACAGCTTCGTGGCTCTGATGGACTTCTAGAGCTTCTCCTGAATGATATTGGATGAAAAGAAACGACAAC
Protein-coding regions in this window:
- the MMRN2 gene encoding multimerin-2; amino-acid sequence: MIAKILLLCSTIGLAHSERHSRYPGYHHHKQREQNHRTPTNPQPSSMPEGYWQTELVGEETLNQASTIVIETDDYDIGNHQSRKNWCSFIQSRLVTYAAACKTEKYVIKSQQPCPNGTPECQKIMYRVALKPVYQIKQKVITSLHWKCCSGYIGKNCEYHEPNFLQEPTKQPGGWEEKREAFSSQREALEVHQSHEAVLADLQNDIHQATSNLGSLQNALQPNINSTSGEENHKQSDAQEQFLQRALLPHMESFLKEHLNPVWTSFNKSLQDLSIALKNLSQNVAANRKSIERFQESTVPRKDFQELGTKFESKVQANVLKVDQMKREIESHLHLHQAAIHYNLTMIKADTDMKLKRHHKIQHIYWLALNSSVTDIRQEQNKRQDELETLNRNLAGLLIRFGSQKEVLAETDVQFLNRTLAGHTQQLKYLFEEFDDYKELTDRIESLRISSLQDIGELRVALMEKSLIIEEYRVDLERKILALNNTLGNVQESYWELQSSMKACHCENLPSGIGMEDEANATKVNREEMKQLEAHLKDLAAAFPLIHQSLDFQQEQSRKLEGGMSLLKSHTESLSENIGILKRNDEKMHGHIKYLNSSFSSLLVDAMRHERALEALLGEEIMEALSEDDPGTSLSSLQVMTVGLISDSLQEQNSKLESLMKRIRYLEMVYQNNPNTHKSPEHPVPEKQAEDTVQEISTQHGRVEDMEPNHEAAVGDALDNPAYHDLMTLKKDIGNLSREMKKYSLQWDHIYSCCNQTKIDLVETLSISMGNLKEDLESTQQSFEEHLQIFQKLFGSHKELAAANVTLNVAKIQSLMGRMMRKQLKGQKLRDTKDPSDHREGTLNGRNKIHTEILETGTAVAFYVRYPDEREQEPSPNGTHLNYGDGYSPEQGYFKTPHSGVYMVAISVELPPGPALGQLAFSNGRRMALTGHKKRKANGSSVTTFALVELKKGERMWFELVQGGAVTQNPAGSSMAGFLIVKT